The Deinococcota bacterium DNA segment CACGTTGTAACCGGTCGCCCAGAAGAGGTTCTGGATCATCTTGCCGTAGCTTGCCTTGGAGAGCTTCACCACGCGCGTCACGTCGAGCGGGTCATCGTGGGTGAGAACCAGGTCGGCCGACTCGATAGCCACGTTAGTGCCCGCGCCGATGGCGATGCCAAGGTCGGCTTCTAAGAGTGCTGGGGCATCGTTGATGCCGTCGCCTACAAATGCCGTCTGGCCATCCCGCTTGAGCTCCGAGACGATCTTGGCCTTATCCTGAGGCAGGACGCGCGCGTGATAACGCTCGATGCCGATGTCCTTGGCCACGGTCCTGGCGACGGCCTCGGCGTCGCCGGTGATCATGACGGGCTGGACGCCTAGTGCCTTGAGGGCGCGCACCGTCTCGCGGGCACTCTCGCGCACCCTGTCGGCCAGGGCGAAGAGGGCCAGCACGCGCCTCTCGTCCATCATGGCAATCACGCTTTCACCGCGGGCTTCGGCCTCGTTCAGGCCCTTCTCGAGCTCACCAGGGAGCTCGAGCCCCTGCTCTGAAACCCACTCGGGACGGCCGATGCGGTAGCTTGCGCCTTCAACCACACCCTCGACGCCCTTTCCGGCCACGACTTTGAAGTCGCTGACGCTAGGCGACTCGAGGCCGCGCCCTTCGGCTTCCTCGACCACGGCTTGCGCGAGGGGATGCTCGCTTCTCGCCTCGAGCGCCGCGGCGAGACGAAGCGCCTCGTCTTCGGGCAGGTCGGCAACGTAGACCGCGCGCACCCCGAACTTGCCCTCGGTCAGGGTGCCGGTCTTGTCGAAAGCGACGATCTTGAGGTCGCGGGCGCGCTCAAAGGCCTCGCGGTTGCGCACCAGGATGCCGTTTCGTGCCGCCATCGAGGTGGCGTTGACGATGACGAGAGGAATGGCCAGGCCCAGCGCGTGCGGGCAGGCAATCACCATCACCGTCACCATGCGGGTGATGGCGAAGTTCGGGGCGAAACCCAAGAGGAGCCAGGCGATCAGCGTGAGAGAACCTGCGCCGAGGGCGATATAGGTGAGCCAGGCGGCCGCGCGGTCGGCGAGGTTCTGAAAGCGGCTCCTCGACTTCTGGGCCTCCTCGACGAGGCGCTGGATTTGGCTCAGGGTGGTCTGGTCGCCGGTACGCCTGACTTCGGCGGTGAGCGCTCCCTCGCCGTTGACAGCGCCAGCGATGACTTCGTCGCCTTCCCCTTTGGGGATGGGACGCGACTCTCCCGTGAGAAAGGCTTCGTTCACGCTCGAGGCG contains these protein-coding regions:
- a CDS encoding heavy metal translocating P-type ATPase; the encoded protein is MNHDQHKHHRHGAKKHADTTDPHAGHDAAGNVEGRLRDRVEHARPLETSPAHDAHAGHADHDKHAGHSPEMFRNRFWLSFVLTIPILYFDAHFQEWFGYQAVQFPGVAWLQPVLSIILYFYGGWPFVEGAWRELRAKQPGMMTLIALAISVAFIYSLTVTFGLIEGMPLYWELATLILIMLLGHWIEMASVQGASRALEQLASLVPATAHRLVGNRSEDVAVEELEEGDRILIRPGEQIPVDGVVMDGASSVNEAFLTGESRPIPKGEGDEVIAGAVNGEGALTAEVRRTGDQTTLSQIQRLVEEAQKSRSRFQNLADRAAAWLTYIALGAGSLTLIAWLLLGFAPNFAITRMVTVMVIACPHALGLAIPLVIVNATSMAARNGILVRNREAFERARDLKIVAFDKTGTLTEGKFGVRAVYVADLPEDEALRLAAALEARSEHPLAQAVVEEAEGRGLESPSVSDFKVVAGKGVEGVVEGASYRIGRPEWVSEQGLELPGELEKGLNEAEARGESVIAMMDERRVLALFALADRVRESARETVRALKALGVQPVMITGDAEAVARTVAKDIGIERYHARVLPQDKAKIVSELKRDGQTAFVGDGINDAPALLEADLGIAIGAGTNVAIESADLVLTHDDPLDVTRVVKLSKASYGKMIQNLFWATGYNVVALPLAAGVAYGWGLLLSPAVGAVLMSVSTVVVAINAVLLRRVKLV